One part of the Streptomyces nigra genome encodes these proteins:
- a CDS encoding TetR/AcrR family transcriptional regulator: MARWQPGAAQRLVVAAVDLFTEQGYDATTVAQIAERAGVTKSTFFRHFSDKRELLVAGQETLSRLLAEGVAEAPADASPLEAVAAGLERASSAMGPANRELGPRLKAAVAASTELQERDALKSVGLAAAMTTALVARGVPEPTAHLAAEMGVLAFKQGYARWSEGGDRDDEEPLAPYALAALEDLRAATASLG, translated from the coding sequence ATGGCTAGATGGCAACCGGGAGCGGCCCAGCGACTCGTCGTCGCGGCGGTCGACCTGTTCACCGAGCAGGGGTACGACGCCACGACCGTGGCGCAGATCGCCGAGCGCGCCGGCGTCACCAAGAGCACCTTCTTCCGGCACTTCTCCGACAAGCGCGAACTGCTCGTGGCCGGTCAGGAGACGCTCAGCCGGCTGCTCGCGGAGGGTGTCGCCGAGGCGCCCGCCGACGCCAGCCCGCTGGAGGCGGTGGCGGCCGGGCTCGAGCGCGCGTCGAGCGCCATGGGCCCGGCCAACCGTGAGCTGGGCCCCCGGCTGAAGGCGGCCGTCGCGGCCAGCACCGAACTGCAGGAGCGCGACGCTCTCAAGAGCGTCGGCCTCGCGGCCGCGATGACGACCGCGCTCGTCGCACGCGGGGTGCCCGAGCCGACCGCGCATCTCGCGGCGGAGATGGGCGTCCTCGCCTTCAAGCAGGGGTACGCCCGCTGGTCCGAGGGCGGCGACCGGGACGACGAGGAACCGCTCGCGCCCTACGCGCTCGCGGCCTTGGAGGATCTGCGCGCGGCCACCGCGTCCCTGGGCTGA
- a CDS encoding sensor histidine kinase, with protein sequence MTGRRRSRTRRAGQPRTLRSRLVVACVTLIAVVCAVIGTVTTLALREHLDDQLNGQVEDAGKRLSGPFKPGGGDAPASVDAPANEDRIEGFVTKGPVQTGTVAAETGTGSRVVRAVMAERQPDESTDFEGRAIELGDAVKDVLSGVPHDGGTHTVTLPGLGEYRVLYVPALDGGGYSVALPTATVTGTLRTLVLIEAIVTAAALVAAAIAGTAIVGVATRPLRRVAATATRVSELPLHIGEVNLSERVPEPETDPHTEVGRVGAALNRMLDHVHAALHSRQQSETRVRQFVADASHELRTPLASIRGYAELTRRGREEIGPDTRHALSRIESEAARMTLLVEDLLLLARLDAGRPLQFERTDLVPLVVDTVSDARVAGTDHTWRLDLPDEPAVVPADAARVQQVLVNLLANARTHTPPGTTITARVRRRDAWVCVDVVDDGPGIPADLLPRVFERFARGDSARSRATGSTGLGLAIVQAVVSAHGGAVTVDSVPGRTVFTVRLPAPPTEVGLAQPRDAVAARRSSKAASA encoded by the coding sequence GTGACCGGGCGGCGACGGTCGCGGACGCGGCGGGCGGGTCAGCCGCGCACGCTGCGGTCCCGGCTCGTCGTCGCCTGTGTGACGCTGATCGCCGTGGTGTGCGCGGTGATCGGCACGGTCACCACGCTCGCCCTGCGCGAACATCTGGACGACCAGCTGAACGGGCAGGTCGAGGATGCCGGCAAACGGCTGTCCGGGCCGTTCAAGCCGGGCGGCGGGGACGCCCCGGCGAGCGTGGACGCCCCGGCGAACGAGGACCGGATCGAGGGCTTCGTCACCAAGGGGCCCGTGCAGACAGGGACCGTGGCCGCCGAGACCGGCACAGGCTCCCGGGTCGTCCGGGCCGTGATGGCCGAGCGGCAGCCGGACGAGTCCACGGACTTCGAGGGCCGGGCCATCGAACTCGGCGACGCCGTGAAGGACGTGCTCTCCGGCGTCCCCCACGACGGGGGAACCCACACCGTGACCCTCCCCGGGCTCGGCGAGTACCGGGTCCTGTACGTCCCCGCACTCGACGGCGGCGGCTACTCCGTGGCCCTGCCGACCGCGACGGTCACCGGCACCCTGCGGACCCTCGTCCTCATCGAGGCCATCGTCACCGCCGCCGCCCTCGTGGCCGCCGCGATCGCCGGCACCGCCATCGTCGGCGTGGCCACCCGCCCCCTGCGCCGGGTCGCCGCCACCGCCACCCGGGTCTCCGAACTCCCCCTGCACATCGGCGAGGTCAACCTCAGCGAACGGGTCCCCGAGCCGGAGACCGACCCGCACACCGAGGTCGGCCGGGTCGGCGCCGCCCTCAACCGGATGCTGGACCACGTCCACGCCGCCCTGCACTCCCGCCAGCAGAGCGAGACACGCGTACGGCAGTTCGTCGCGGACGCCAGCCACGAGCTGCGCACCCCGCTCGCCTCCATCCGCGGCTACGCCGAACTCACCCGGCGCGGCCGGGAGGAGATCGGCCCCGACACCCGGCACGCGCTCAGCCGTATCGAGTCCGAGGCGGCCCGGATGACCCTGCTCGTGGAGGATCTGCTGCTGCTCGCGCGACTGGACGCCGGACGGCCGCTCCAGTTCGAGCGGACCGACCTGGTGCCGCTCGTCGTGGACACCGTCAGCGACGCCCGCGTGGCCGGGACGGACCACACCTGGCGGCTCGACCTGCCCGACGAGCCCGCCGTCGTCCCGGCGGACGCGGCCCGTGTGCAGCAGGTCCTGGTCAATCTGCTGGCCAACGCCCGCACCCACACCCCGCCCGGCACCACGATCACCGCCCGGGTGCGGCGCCGGGACGCGTGGGTGTGCGTGGACGTCGTGGACGACGGGCCGGGGATCCCGGCGGACCTGCTCCCCCGGGTGTTCGAACGGTTCGCGCGCGGCGACTCCGCGCGCTCCCGCGCCACCGGCTCCACCGGTCTGGGCCTCGCGATCGTGCAGGCCGTGGTCAGCGCGCACGGCGGTGCCGTGACCGTCGACAGCGTACCCGGACGCACGGTCTTCACCGTCCGGCTCCCCGCGCCGCCCACCGAAGTCGGCCTTGCTCAGCCCAGGGACGCGGTGGCCGCGCGCAGATCCTCCAAGGCCGCGAGCGCGTAG
- a CDS encoding response regulator transcription factor, with translation MTTTSPQGRTELLRPDGSPVRVLVVDDEQSITELLSMALRYEGWQVRGAADGAGALQAAREFRPDTVILDMMLPDMDGLTVLGRLRRELPDVPVLFLTAKDAVEDRIAGLTAGGDDYVTKPFSLEEVVARLRGLIRRSGAADRRAESVLVVGDLTLDEDSHEVTRAGDSIHLTATEFELLRFLMRNPRRVLSKAQILDRVWSYDFGGQANVVELYISYLRRKIDAGREPMIHTRRGAGYLIKPAVS, from the coding sequence ATGACCACGACCTCGCCCCAGGGGCGTACCGAACTGCTGAGGCCGGACGGGAGCCCCGTCCGCGTGCTGGTGGTGGACGACGAGCAGTCGATCACCGAACTGCTGTCCATGGCCCTGCGGTACGAGGGCTGGCAGGTCCGCGGCGCCGCGGACGGCGCGGGGGCTCTGCAGGCCGCGCGCGAGTTCCGGCCCGACACCGTCATCCTCGACATGATGCTGCCGGACATGGACGGGCTGACCGTCCTCGGCCGGCTGCGGCGGGAGCTCCCGGATGTGCCGGTGCTCTTCCTGACCGCCAAGGACGCCGTCGAGGACCGGATCGCCGGGCTCACCGCGGGCGGGGACGACTACGTCACCAAGCCGTTCAGCCTGGAGGAGGTCGTCGCCCGGCTGCGCGGTCTCATCCGGCGCTCCGGGGCGGCCGACCGGCGGGCGGAGTCGGTGCTGGTCGTCGGCGACCTCACCCTCGACGAGGACAGCCACGAGGTCACGCGGGCCGGGGACAGCATCCATCTGACCGCGACCGAGTTCGAGCTGCTGCGCTTCCTGATGCGCAACCCGCGTCGCGTGCTGAGCAAGGCGCAGATCCTCGACCGCGTGTGGTCGTACGACTTCGGCGGTCAGGCCAACGTCGTCGAGCTGTACATCTCCTATCTGCGCCGGAAGATCGACGCCGGACGGGAGCCGATGATCCACACGCGGCGCGGCGCCGGGTATCTGATCAAGCCGGCCGTGTCGTGA
- a CDS encoding DUF2797 domain-containing protein, whose translation MAQAWRCSGLRWSADGPELVWDGGRRSALTWGKRVAFGVAEGGVRTCVGARRHPCPRRAAVPGRGTGARCEECARLDRAHSVAADTIADDPRPYHVYLAWFGPGMTKVGITAVERGSARLLEQGAVCFGWLGAGPLMAARRTEELLRAALGVPDRIPYADKRAVRSALPETEAERAAEVAELHARAVALAGWPESLAPEPCRPVDHAGVFGLAGLPPAVGAVGELVAGAAVSGELVAAAGPDLHLRTERGVVVVDTRLLTGWELVAVDADGELTVPVVEFRGREGGVQDGLF comes from the coding sequence ATGGCACAGGCATGGCGATGTTCGGGGCTGCGGTGGTCGGCGGACGGGCCCGAGCTGGTCTGGGACGGGGGTCGGCGGTCCGCGCTGACCTGGGGGAAACGGGTGGCCTTCGGGGTCGCGGAAGGGGGAGTGCGGACATGTGTGGGAGCCAGGCGGCATCCCTGTCCGCGGCGCGCGGCCGTGCCGGGGCGGGGCACGGGGGCGCGGTGCGAGGAGTGCGCGCGGCTGGACCGGGCGCACTCGGTGGCGGCGGACACCATCGCCGACGACCCGCGGCCGTACCACGTATATCTGGCCTGGTTCGGGCCCGGGATGACCAAGGTCGGCATCACCGCCGTTGAGCGGGGCTCGGCGCGGCTGCTGGAGCAGGGGGCGGTCTGCTTCGGCTGGCTGGGTGCCGGTCCGTTGATGGCGGCGCGGCGCACGGAGGAGCTGCTCCGGGCGGCCCTGGGCGTGCCGGACCGCATCCCGTACGCCGACAAGCGGGCCGTGCGCTCCGCGTTGCCGGAGACGGAGGCGGAGCGGGCGGCCGAGGTGGCGGAGCTGCACGCCCGTGCGGTGGCGCTCGCCGGCTGGCCGGAGTCGCTGGCCCCGGAGCCGTGCCGACCGGTCGACCACGCCGGGGTGTTCGGGCTGGCCGGGCTGCCGCCCGCGGTCGGCGCGGTCGGTGAACTCGTGGCGGGCGCAGCGGTGAGCGGGGAGCTGGTGGCGGCCGCGGGGCCGGACCTGCATCTGCGGACGGAACGGGGGGTGGTGGTCGTCGACACACGGTTGCTGACGGGGTGGGAGCTGGTGGCAGTGGACGCGGACGGTGAACTGACCGTGCCGGTGGTGGAGTTCAGGGGGCGCGAAGGGGGCGTGCAGGACGGGCTGTTCTGA
- a CDS encoding HGxxPAAW family protein, which translates to MSQYDEGHTFAGWIGTAVATVGCSMLGAGICVTSASLLVGGFAVTVASVLVTWVLHLTGWGKPSGIRPRDQWGMRVRDLSAREGHPDCWGCRLAGRGRRPAQAPGVVRASAGAVPGREAAAVGAGGEA; encoded by the coding sequence ATGAGCCAGTATGACGAGGGCCATACGTTCGCCGGATGGATCGGGACCGCGGTCGCGACCGTCGGCTGTTCGATGCTGGGGGCGGGGATCTGCGTCACGTCGGCCTCGCTGCTCGTGGGCGGGTTCGCCGTGACGGTGGCGAGCGTCCTCGTCACCTGGGTCCTCCATCTGACCGGCTGGGGCAAGCCGTCGGGGATCCGGCCCAGGGATCAGTGGGGGATGCGGGTGCGCGATCTGAGCGCACGGGAGGGGCATCCCGACTGCTGGGGGTGCCGGCTGGCCGGGCGGGGGCGGCGTCCGGCGCAGGCGCCGGGCGTGGTGCGGGCCTCCGCCGGGGCGGTGCCGGGCCGGGAGGCGGCCGCCGTGGGGGCTGGGGGCGAGGCATAG
- a CDS encoding MarR family winged helix-turn-helix transcriptional regulator: protein MSATPRPTASPAQALEAMDSLIAAHLLGQQEMAQRLGLNITDLLCFGFVVKAGDDLLSAGALAEQVHVTTGAMTGILNRLERAGFVTRRPDPADRRRVRVAAVPAALTRVESLYGPYYVRLIELFASYSAAEIAVLTDWFTRATGLAQTYIDELREQDGT, encoded by the coding sequence ATGTCAGCCACGCCACGCCCCACCGCCAGCCCCGCCCAGGCTCTGGAGGCGATGGACTCGCTCATCGCCGCCCATCTGCTCGGGCAGCAGGAGATGGCCCAGCGACTCGGGCTGAACATCACCGACCTGCTCTGCTTCGGCTTCGTGGTGAAGGCAGGCGACGACCTGCTCAGCGCGGGCGCGCTCGCGGAGCAGGTCCACGTCACGACCGGCGCGATGACCGGCATCCTCAACCGCCTGGAGCGCGCCGGTTTCGTCACCCGCCGCCCGGACCCCGCCGACCGGCGCCGCGTCAGGGTGGCCGCCGTCCCCGCCGCGCTCACCCGCGTCGAGTCGCTCTACGGCCCCTACTACGTCCGCCTCATCGAGCTGTTCGCCTCCTACTCGGCGGCCGAGATCGCCGTCCTGACGGACTGGTTCACCCGCGCGACCGGCCTCGCGCAGACGTACATCGACGAACTCCGGGAACAGGACGGCACCTGA
- a CDS encoding DeoR/GlpR family DNA-binding transcription regulator, with amino-acid sequence MSNADRHGLIAKAVRDSGGATVQELAELTGASEMTIRRDLDTLAAQGVLERVRGGARSLLLRGEEPPFALRAHEAVEVKRRIAAEVSALIADGESVLLDSGTTCLEVARLLRERPVTVMPLSLQAIHVFGETPGPATLVVPGGQPRAAEGALTGPLTLASLAALRFDTAVIGCCGLSAADGLTAYDLDDAAVKKAGIASARRTVVATDGGKLGRTAYAYVGPASALHTLVTDDTAAADEVAALERAGTVVKTV; translated from the coding sequence ATGAGCAACGCAGACCGGCACGGGCTGATCGCGAAGGCCGTCAGGGACTCCGGTGGCGCCACGGTGCAGGAACTCGCCGAGCTGACCGGTGCCTCGGAGATGACCATCCGGCGCGACCTCGACACCCTGGCCGCGCAAGGCGTCCTGGAGCGTGTGCGCGGTGGGGCGCGGTCCCTGCTGCTCCGGGGCGAGGAGCCGCCGTTCGCCCTGCGCGCCCATGAGGCGGTCGAGGTCAAGAGGCGGATCGCCGCCGAAGTGTCCGCCCTGATCGCCGACGGCGAGAGCGTCCTGCTGGACAGCGGCACGACCTGTCTGGAGGTCGCCCGGCTCCTGCGCGAGCGGCCCGTCACCGTGATGCCGTTGTCCCTGCAGGCCATCCACGTGTTCGGCGAGACGCCCGGCCCGGCCACCCTTGTGGTGCCCGGCGGGCAGCCGCGCGCCGCCGAGGGAGCTCTGACCGGCCCCCTCACCCTCGCCTCGCTGGCCGCACTGCGCTTCGACACCGCCGTCATCGGCTGCTGCGGTCTGAGCGCGGCCGACGGTCTGACCGCGTACGACCTCGACGACGCCGCGGTGAAGAAGGCGGGCATCGCCTCCGCCCGCCGTACCGTCGTCGCCACCGACGGCGGCAAGCTCGGCCGCACCGCCTACGCGTACGTCGGCCCCGCGAGCGCCCTGCACACCCTCGTCACCGACGACACGGCGGCCGCCGACGAGGTGGCCGCCCTCGAACGCGCCGGCACCGTCGTCAAGACCGTCTGA
- a CDS encoding Type 1 glutamine amidotransferase-like domain-containing protein, with the protein MDCLLTAGGLRNDTLRDALRDMLGRPFGAANVVYIPTASLAEPGDHGWFLADLNRVHGLGWREFDVLELNGLPPQRVLDRLLHADVVYVGGGNHYHLARSITGNGLADGILEALESRVYVGLSAGSMIFSRHLDEHSADVIGDTADLHVLGATTLKPPFGLFDWYLKPHLYSPDFPERDDAWADRIVARADFPLYFIDDDTAVRVRGGEVDVVSEGRWRFHP; encoded by the coding sequence ATGGATTGTCTGTTGACGGCTGGTGGGCTGCGGAACGACACGTTGCGGGATGCCCTGCGGGACATGCTGGGGCGCCCGTTCGGGGCGGCGAACGTCGTGTACATCCCCACGGCGTCGCTCGCCGAGCCCGGGGACCACGGGTGGTTCCTCGCGGATCTGAACCGTGTGCACGGGCTCGGCTGGCGGGAGTTCGACGTCCTCGAGCTGAACGGCCTGCCCCCGCAGCGGGTGCTCGACCGGCTGCTGCACGCCGACGTCGTCTACGTCGGCGGCGGCAACCACTACCACCTCGCGCGCAGCATCACCGGCAACGGCCTCGCCGACGGCATCCTGGAGGCGCTGGAGAGCCGGGTCTACGTCGGGCTCAGCGCCGGGTCGATGATCTTCAGTCGGCATCTCGACGAGCACTCCGCCGACGTCATCGGGGACACCGCCGACCTGCACGTGCTCGGCGCGACGACGCTCAAGCCGCCGTTCGGGCTCTTCGACTGGTACCTCAAGCCCCACCTGTACTCACCGGACTTCCCCGAACGGGACGACGCCTGGGCGGACCGCATCGTCGCGCGGGCCGACTTCCCCCTCTACTTCATCGACGACGACACGGCCGTCCGCGTCCGCGGCGGCGAGGTCGACGTCGTCTCCGAGGGGCGTTGGCGCTTCCACCCGTGA
- a CDS encoding DUF6234 family protein, giving the protein MDLPSAPPAFDATSGPGPWRRADLGADIGAGCGLVLLELVALVVIFGLWFLSGFDLDPARTTTIDPLWTYLAAAGGVGILAVVAAAVAARAGAVVTVVSQGVMAVLVCVVVFGGAQLQAHEDQRCRDMASAAGCEGGG; this is encoded by the coding sequence ATGGATTTACCCTCCGCTCCGCCTGCCTTCGATGCCACCTCCGGGCCGGGGCCGTGGCGGCGTGCGGACCTTGGGGCCGATATCGGGGCCGGTTGCGGTCTGGTGCTGCTGGAGCTGGTCGCCCTCGTGGTGATCTTCGGGCTCTGGTTCCTGTCCGGGTTCGATCTCGATCCGGCGCGGACCACCACGATCGATCCGCTGTGGACCTACCTGGCCGCCGCCGGAGGAGTCGGGATTCTGGCTGTGGTGGCGGCTGCGGTCGCCGCGCGGGCCGGGGCCGTGGTCACCGTGGTCAGTCAGGGCGTCATGGCCGTCCTGGTGTGCGTCGTCGTCTTCGGTGGTGCGCAGTTGCAGGCCCATGAAGATCAGCGGTGCCGTGACATGGCGTCAGCCGCGGGGTGTGAGGGCGGCGGCTAG
- a CDS encoding HNH endonuclease signature motif containing protein — MGEEAHIRSARPDGPRFDETYEDTKLDSYENLLLLCPTHHTLIDKNGGVGFSVAQLEEMKASHEKLVTESLGAEEESQRELSERMIALLLLWEQKMQLEEWETITAQLNEPLPVLADASYTKLIEAGAWLLKMRWPNRFPRTVLAFRNLHHVMTDLLNHLQKCMESRNEFFWQIRRSYKDIGWDPDAYKILFAEFQNERFLLYVLVIEATKAINWVIIEAADEVDKFYRFDQGLILMRDGDGVFKSWMMRIEYEADELAGETPKPHPGKDSIASFLEEKISINAHHFEGYNLAALVREVKTAL, encoded by the coding sequence ATGGGCGAGGAAGCCCATATACGATCTGCACGCCCCGACGGCCCACGCTTTGACGAAACGTACGAGGACACCAAGTTGGATTCGTACGAAAATCTCCTCCTGCTGTGCCCAACACACCACACGCTAATTGACAAAAACGGCGGAGTCGGTTTCTCGGTGGCGCAACTCGAAGAGATGAAAGCGTCCCACGAAAAGCTCGTGACAGAGAGCTTGGGGGCGGAAGAAGAGTCGCAGCGCGAACTGTCGGAAAGAATGATCGCACTTCTCCTACTCTGGGAGCAGAAGATGCAGCTCGAAGAGTGGGAGACCATCACAGCCCAACTCAATGAGCCACTACCTGTTCTTGCTGACGCCAGCTACACCAAGCTGATCGAGGCTGGCGCTTGGCTTCTAAAGATGCGATGGCCCAATCGCTTCCCCCGAACCGTGCTGGCCTTTCGAAATCTGCATCACGTGATGACGGACCTCTTGAATCATCTCCAAAAATGCATGGAGTCGAGGAACGAATTCTTCTGGCAAATTCGCCGAAGCTATAAGGACATTGGCTGGGATCCCGACGCATACAAAATTCTATTTGCCGAGTTCCAGAATGAGAGATTTCTTCTTTATGTGCTCGTAATTGAGGCAACGAAAGCGATTAATTGGGTAATTATCGAGGCAGCTGACGAGGTTGATAAATTCTACCGCTTCGACCAAGGTCTGATTCTCATGCGGGATGGCGACGGAGTATTCAAGAGCTGGATGATGCGCATAGAGTATGAGGCCGACGAGTTGGCCGGCGAAACCCCTAAACCTCACCCGGGCAAGGATTCGATCGCCAGCTTCCTCGAAGAAAAGATCTCTATAAATGCGCATCACTTCGAGGGATATAATCTCGCGGCGCTTGTGCGGGAGGTCAAAACCGCTCTCTAG
- a CDS encoding protein phosphatase 2C domain-containing protein: protein MRVAIDTQPGGAAPNEDWVAGTPTLAVVLDGLSTAGLDTGCCHGVPWYVATLGSQLVAALADARTSLSVGLANALEQVAALHPECDLRNPGTPSATVAILREREGFLDHLVLADSPIVLEGGGGFTVLTDLRVDKVLPELRAEVEQYETHTAEHREALRRLVTAQRQTRNTPTGYWVAASDAEAAARALVGSLPAHDVQAAAVLSDGASRLVTEYGMATWSEVFATLRTGGPQELISSVRKVEATDPTGRRWPRYKSGDDAAIAFCQW, encoded by the coding sequence ATGCGCGTCGCCATCGACACCCAACCTGGTGGAGCCGCCCCCAACGAGGATTGGGTGGCTGGCACGCCGACTCTTGCCGTTGTGCTGGACGGGTTGAGCACTGCGGGCCTGGACACGGGATGCTGCCACGGCGTGCCCTGGTACGTGGCGACCCTCGGCAGTCAGCTTGTCGCGGCACTCGCGGACGCTAGAACCTCGCTCTCGGTCGGCCTAGCGAATGCCCTCGAACAGGTGGCGGCGCTGCACCCCGAGTGCGACCTTCGAAATCCCGGCACGCCCTCAGCTACGGTCGCGATCCTCCGGGAACGAGAGGGATTCCTGGATCATTTGGTCTTGGCGGACTCACCCATCGTGCTCGAAGGGGGCGGCGGGTTCACGGTCCTCACTGACCTGCGGGTGGACAAGGTTTTGCCCGAATTGCGGGCGGAAGTCGAACAGTACGAGACCCACACGGCAGAGCATCGGGAAGCACTCCGGCGGTTGGTCACCGCTCAGCGTCAGACTCGCAATACGCCCACCGGGTACTGGGTGGCCGCTTCCGATGCGGAGGCAGCAGCGCGCGCCCTCGTGGGGAGCCTCCCGGCCCATGACGTGCAGGCCGCAGCCGTCCTCTCCGACGGCGCTTCGCGCCTGGTCACCGAGTACGGCATGGCGACCTGGTCGGAAGTCTTCGCGACGCTCCGCACTGGAGGGCCGCAGGAGCTGATCTCTTCCGTCCGGAAGGTTGAAGCGACCGACCCCACCGGGCGACGATGGCCGCGCTACAAGTCCGGCGACGATGCCGCTATCGCCTTCTGTCAGTGGTGA
- a CDS encoding sigma factor-like helix-turn-helix DNA-binding protein, whose translation MHDDMERVSGITDPVDRAKAAIDLMARYQSHVNELSRVRREAIEEAQASGLTQAEIAKRLGVSRGRVGQLASAGPPPERAFFGTDLVTVSLGGKYEAGKGPDDNPSHVVTREDLDNFEHLRKLLAGMKLDAQYEVIPPSGIVNLNRDNHVVVCGPRLSPIVAQVLEGDDNLQFRKDRAWHLVDQREGKEYRSPQDEDGSAGDFGYLGRLPRLDGKGTFLYIAGIHAIGANGVVHYLENNVADIYREVRTRRFSTLISCRYDPKTMEVLESRRVTPLYRHEG comes from the coding sequence GTGCACGACGACATGGAGCGGGTCTCTGGGATCACGGACCCCGTCGACCGCGCCAAGGCGGCAATCGACCTGATGGCGCGGTATCAGAGCCACGTGAACGAGCTGTCCCGCGTTCGCCGCGAGGCGATCGAGGAGGCGCAAGCGTCCGGGCTGACACAAGCCGAGATCGCGAAGCGACTTGGGGTGAGCCGGGGGCGCGTCGGACAGCTCGCGTCAGCCGGGCCGCCGCCAGAGCGCGCCTTCTTCGGTACGGACCTGGTCACGGTGTCGCTCGGCGGGAAGTACGAGGCAGGCAAGGGACCCGACGACAACCCCAGCCACGTCGTGACGCGGGAAGACCTCGACAACTTCGAGCACCTTCGGAAGTTGCTCGCCGGCATGAAGCTGGACGCTCAGTACGAGGTGATCCCGCCGTCCGGCATCGTCAACCTCAACCGGGACAACCATGTCGTCGTCTGTGGTCCTCGCCTGTCTCCGATCGTGGCGCAGGTCCTCGAAGGAGACGACAACCTTCAGTTTCGGAAGGACCGGGCGTGGCATCTGGTGGACCAGAGAGAGGGGAAGGAATACAGGTCACCCCAGGACGAGGACGGGTCGGCCGGTGACTTTGGGTACCTGGGCAGACTCCCCCGCCTGGACGGGAAGGGCACGTTCCTCTACATCGCCGGCATCCACGCCATCGGAGCAAACGGGGTGGTTCACTACCTGGAAAACAACGTGGCAGATATCTACCGAGAAGTCCGCACGCGCCGCTTCTCCACGCTGATCTCTTGTCGTTACGACCCCAAGACGATGGAAGTGCTGGAGAGCCGACGCGTTACGCCGCTGTACCGACACGAGGGCTGA
- a CDS encoding DUF6284 family protein, whose product MDHIVTVQDAVTAFADFMEPTDAELDAIELEMPAILADVDLLDAQIVTVDRTPTELDVRRIRRARRRLLAALATQATDVHRGGAA is encoded by the coding sequence ATGGACCACATCGTCACTGTTCAGGACGCTGTTACCGCGTTCGCCGACTTCATGGAGCCGACGGACGCGGAGCTGGACGCGATCGAGCTGGAGATGCCCGCAATCCTCGCGGACGTCGACCTGCTGGACGCGCAGATCGTCACCGTCGACCGCACCCCCACGGAGCTGGACGTGCGGCGTATCCGACGGGCCCGCCGCCGACTGCTGGCCGCGCTGGCCACCCAGGCCACGGACGTGCACCGGGGTGGCGCCGCATGA
- a CDS encoding DUF2637 domain-containing protein, with protein sequence MNAVHIRSAERALSVGTWLIVAGAMLYSILTVTPLAAAHTPDRWDWTAPILPLVVDAAVVIVVRLDAVLARLGGNGGRWPIALRWMTGCMTLALNVADSALKNDLVGVAVHAVAPLLLIVTAETGLAYRRAITAAVVELEAKQQAEREARERAAIERREDAARRAREEREHAAALAREQREHEARMVREQAEREAAARREEREREQARERAEREERERKEREREQLRAERERREREAAERAESERRERVEQERRERAEREKRAARERAALLSGGPVADKLPEGDARAIVAAAQVEGLSVRQAAELCGWSVGWVSTRYAELRGSVNGVPVDLAGTSHG encoded by the coding sequence ATGAACGCTGTTCACATCCGTTCAGCCGAGCGAGCGCTGTCGGTCGGCACGTGGCTGATCGTGGCGGGCGCGATGCTCTATTCGATCCTCACCGTCACCCCGCTCGCCGCCGCGCACACGCCCGATCGGTGGGACTGGACGGCGCCCATCCTGCCCCTCGTAGTCGATGCGGCGGTGGTCATCGTGGTCCGCCTGGACGCGGTGCTCGCCCGGCTCGGGGGCAACGGCGGCAGGTGGCCTATCGCGCTGCGGTGGATGACCGGCTGCATGACGCTCGCCCTCAACGTCGCGGACTCCGCCCTGAAAAACGACCTGGTGGGCGTGGCCGTGCATGCGGTCGCGCCGCTGCTGCTGATCGTCACGGCAGAGACCGGGCTTGCCTACCGGCGCGCGATCACCGCCGCCGTGGTGGAGCTGGAGGCCAAGCAGCAAGCCGAGCGGGAAGCCCGTGAACGGGCCGCGATCGAGCGGCGCGAGGACGCTGCCCGGCGAGCCCGTGAGGAACGCGAACACGCGGCGGCACTGGCCCGTGAACAGCGCGAGCACGAGGCCCGCATGGTCCGTGAACAGGCTGAGCGGGAGGCCGCTGCACGGCGCGAGGAACGCGAGCGTGAGCAGGCCCGGGAGCGGGCTGAGCGCGAGGAGCGTGAACGCAAGGAGCGCGAGCGTGAACAGCTCCGAGCGGAGCGTGAACGCCGTGAACGGGAGGCCGCAGAACGCGCCGAAAGCGAGCGGCGTGAGCGCGTGGAGCAGGAGCGCCGTGAACGGGCGGAGCGGGAGAAGCGGGCCGCGCGTGAACGCGCCGCGCTGCTGTCCGGTGGCCCGGTGGCGGACAAGCTCCCGGAGGGCGACGCACGCGCGATCGTGGCCGCCGCGCAGGTCGAAGGTCTGTCGGTGCGTCAGGCTGCGGAGCTGTGCGGCTGGTCGGTCGGGTGGGTCTCTACCCGGTATGCCGAGCTGCGCGGGA